Proteins encoded in a region of the Stieleria neptunia genome:
- a CDS encoding YHYH protein: MLTAHEGHSHAPSPQTQQTIIRLNTEAPKVHFVVQRRTAETVRPDLAKLFDPFKDKVSVRFDRDFLFVESNGMPDHSMMTGITAWQQQVPLPQSYTGNNAWRIPLHPVPATNPMSTKEHFFRGAIALAVNGVPIFNPIKNDGRTDTLLAGELDQWGGHCGRADDYHYHIAPVHLEKIVGVGNPVAVALDGYPIHGYNDPDGKPPTDLDWLGGHKGPDGEYHYHATKAFPYLNGGFYGQVTERNGQVDPQPRAQGVRPSLPGLKGAKIVGFENPTPGSFIVRYEVFGDPRSVQYTVADNGSATFNFVSAQGTKTEHYTPRQGGGGDGRRNAQRPGAQRPSGNEGRGGEGGGRPEDERAGGDPIVAALDTNGDGRIDKTELRGAAEALRKLDKNKDGQITSEEIRGPGDGRRGGPRERPRDGGGPAGQAGGPRGPAAGDGPRQPWILVHADEIDLDKNKIISRDEIVGEATKAFAGYDTNNDGEISQSELSGRGGSRSAMGGFLKGHSKEIDRDGDGILTRTEAVGNAERMFAKMDGDRDGEISSSEMEASRRH, from the coding sequence ATGTTGACCGCTCACGAAGGCCACTCGCATGCTCCTTCGCCTCAGACCCAGCAGACGATCATACGGCTGAACACCGAGGCTCCGAAGGTTCACTTTGTGGTTCAGCGGCGAACTGCAGAGACGGTACGCCCCGATCTTGCAAAGCTGTTCGATCCGTTCAAAGATAAGGTCAGCGTCCGATTTGATCGCGATTTCCTGTTCGTTGAGTCTAACGGAATGCCCGATCATTCGATGATGACCGGCATCACAGCTTGGCAGCAACAGGTCCCGCTGCCTCAATCGTACACCGGTAACAATGCATGGAGGATTCCGCTGCATCCGGTTCCAGCAACGAATCCGATGTCGACGAAGGAACACTTCTTTCGCGGGGCGATCGCCTTGGCGGTCAACGGCGTGCCGATCTTCAACCCGATCAAAAACGATGGCAGAACCGATACGTTGCTCGCCGGCGAACTCGATCAATGGGGCGGCCATTGCGGTCGAGCTGACGATTACCACTATCACATTGCTCCCGTGCATCTGGAAAAGATCGTTGGTGTCGGAAACCCGGTCGCCGTGGCTCTCGATGGCTATCCGATCCATGGCTACAACGACCCGGACGGAAAGCCGCCGACCGATCTGGATTGGCTCGGCGGCCACAAGGGGCCTGACGGAGAATACCACTACCACGCCACGAAAGCCTTTCCCTACTTGAACGGCGGTTTCTATGGCCAAGTCACCGAACGCAACGGACAGGTTGATCCGCAACCGCGGGCCCAAGGTGTCCGGCCGTCGCTTCCCGGTCTGAAAGGTGCGAAGATCGTCGGCTTTGAGAATCCGACACCGGGCAGCTTCATCGTGCGTTACGAAGTTTTCGGCGACCCCCGCTCCGTCCAGTACACCGTCGCCGACAATGGATCGGCGACGTTCAATTTCGTTTCAGCACAGGGAACGAAGACCGAACACTACACGCCGCGTCAAGGCGGTGGTGGCGACGGGCGTCGAAATGCCCAGCGACCAGGAGCACAGCGACCCTCTGGCAATGAAGGTCGTGGCGGCGAAGGCGGCGGGCGTCCTGAGGACGAAAGGGCCGGCGGCGATCCCATTGTGGCGGCGTTGGATACAAACGGCGACGGTCGGATTGACAAGACCGAACTTCGCGGAGCCGCTGAGGCGTTACGCAAGCTCGATAAGAACAAGGATGGCCAAATCACGTCTGAAGAGATTCGTGGCCCGGGCGACGGGCGGCGAGGCGGCCCGCGCGAGAGGCCTCGCGATGGTGGCGGTCCTGCGGGGCAAGCCGGTGGTCCACGCGGACCCGCGGCGGGTGATGGTCCCCGGCAACCGTGGATTCTGGTTCATGCCGATGAGATCGATCTCGATAAGAACAAAATCATCAGCCGAGACGAAATTGTCGGCGAAGCAACGAAGGCTTTTGCAGGGTATGACACGAACAACGACGGAGAAATCAGCCAAAGTGAACTGAGCGGACGCGGAGGATCGCGCAGTGCAATGGGCGGCTTTTTAAAAGGCCACTCAAAGGAGATTGACCGTGATGGAGACGGCATCCTGACACGAACCGAAGCCGTCGGTAACGCAGAGCGAATGTTCGCCAAGATGGATGGCGATCGCGACGGAGAGATCAGTTCAAGCGAGATGGAAGCATCTCGCCGCCACTAG
- a CDS encoding sigma-70 family RNA polymerase sigma factor → MNEKGRRAFEILARENSRMLMVYLRSLVRDEAAIDDLFQESMIVAWRRLDECDPERPFGPWLRGIASKLVMAHYRKQKQVPVALHEAVLSVVDRHFENIGLLAGDTWDEKVTALRECVEALPDHHRNVISGRYFDGLQTQILAEQLDLTLEACKKRLQRGRALLAECLRKKGALSAAEVTS, encoded by the coding sequence GTGAATGAAAAAGGCCGTAGAGCATTCGAGATTTTGGCCCGTGAAAATTCACGAATGCTGATGGTTTATCTGCGCAGCTTGGTTCGCGATGAGGCCGCGATTGATGACTTGTTTCAGGAGTCAATGATTGTTGCCTGGCGGCGGCTCGATGAATGTGATCCGGAACGCCCGTTTGGTCCGTGGCTTCGCGGGATCGCTTCAAAACTGGTGATGGCTCACTACCGCAAGCAGAAGCAGGTTCCGGTGGCCCTGCACGAAGCCGTGCTGTCCGTTGTCGATCGTCATTTTGAGAACATCGGTCTACTGGCGGGCGATACGTGGGACGAGAAAGTGACGGCGTTACGGGAGTGCGTTGAAGCGCTGCCGGATCATCATCGGAACGTCATCAGCGGTCGGTATTTTGACGGCCTGCAAACGCAGATTCTCGCTGAACAGCTGGATCTTACGCTGGAAGCGTGCAAGAAACGCCTGCAGCGTGGTCGCGCGTTGCTTGCGGAATGTCTCAGGAAGAAGGGTGCCCTGAGTGCAGCGGAGGTCACGTCATGA
- a CDS encoding LysR family transcriptional regulator → MSVLSRDAERFCEIVEIINKTGASTYASMATSLNISESTLRASLSRLSSDVETQLIKIDPDSNTSRLRVSPMGRLLYERLIECNRPIGTGDETKEFTLVVSPSMISSGLVDGMLGSLRNLDPAIKICLRTQLRFEETLEGINEGNIDLAILWGVEQRIKNTHHSLRTEEVVSNIDIVVVSHDQAIIDLVNPVAHWFNPDEELNGEGRRSIIAKAMSELCDYRGAFLPPDSQPAFDLLSNTDWKSGKGYLEVDTIEGALGMVRCRVADFAIVPAFYDKLSREQQTGALVFSEPISRIPFIVISRKSKYLEPVVRIAYDDLLKDLSRDNSLAVWKHRKTPTDRFPRSTEFYQKLRYGYYIGTDISKPDAPLQWCWESIRLTADDQPNRSLRGHIVNEFHLKFEVTSAQFRESLFVARVKPISRGKKRMKEFMSRFHYCDYKAGIICGTWSGTAREGRSGVFATVWSHSKLDLRELTLVTRVAGLYSVMSARFGCEKRELQKELADRFELPVSGRDTLEDLADIHEA, encoded by the coding sequence ATGTCCGTACTATCTCGCGATGCGGAACGTTTCTGCGAAATTGTCGAAATCATCAACAAAACTGGTGCGTCAACCTACGCATCGATGGCAACTTCGCTGAATATCAGTGAATCGACGCTGCGTGCGTCACTCTCTCGGCTTTCGAGCGATGTCGAAACGCAATTGATAAAGATCGATCCTGATAGTAACACATCGAGGTTACGCGTTTCACCGATGGGACGTCTGTTATATGAGCGGTTGATTGAGTGCAATCGGCCCATCGGAACCGGCGACGAAACAAAGGAGTTTACGCTGGTGGTGTCACCCTCAATGATCTCCTCGGGCTTGGTCGATGGCATGCTGGGTTCACTCCGCAACTTAGACCCTGCAATCAAGATCTGTCTTCGCACGCAACTTCGATTCGAGGAGACATTGGAGGGGATCAACGAGGGCAACATTGACCTTGCGATCCTTTGGGGGGTGGAGCAACGAATCAAAAACACTCACCACTCGCTACGGACTGAAGAAGTCGTCTCGAACATAGATATCGTGGTCGTCTCACACGACCAGGCGATTATCGACTTGGTCAACCCGGTCGCCCACTGGTTCAATCCGGATGAAGAATTAAATGGCGAGGGTCGCAGGTCGATCATCGCGAAGGCGATGTCCGAGTTGTGCGATTATCGAGGAGCGTTTCTCCCGCCGGACAGCCAACCAGCGTTCGACCTGCTTTCAAACACCGATTGGAAAAGCGGAAAGGGCTACTTGGAGGTCGACACCATTGAAGGCGCTTTAGGGATGGTGCGGTGCCGCGTCGCGGATTTCGCGATTGTCCCCGCGTTCTATGACAAATTGAGCCGAGAACAACAAACGGGAGCGTTGGTCTTTTCCGAACCGATTTCACGCATTCCATTTATCGTCATTTCCAGGAAATCGAAATACCTCGAACCGGTGGTGAGAATCGCCTATGACGACTTGCTAAAAGATTTGAGCCGTGACAACTCGTTGGCGGTGTGGAAGCATCGGAAAACGCCAACGGATCGATTTCCGCGATCGACAGAGTTTTACCAGAAACTTCGATACGGTTACTACATCGGCACCGATATAAGCAAACCCGATGCCCCCTTGCAATGGTGTTGGGAGAGTATCCGGCTAACCGCGGACGACCAGCCGAATCGTTCGCTCCGCGGTCACATCGTCAATGAGTTTCATTTGAAATTTGAAGTCACGTCCGCGCAGTTTCGTGAATCGTTATTCGTCGCACGGGTCAAACCCATCAGTCGCGGCAAAAAACGCATGAAGGAGTTTATGTCCCGGTTTCACTATTGCGACTACAAAGCGGGAATCATTTGTGGAACTTGGAGTGGAACCGCTCGCGAAGGGAGATCGGGGGTGTTTGCAACCGTCTGGTCCCATTCGAAACTCGATCTTAGGGAGTTAACGCTGGTTACAAGAGTGGCTGGACTGTACAGCGTAATGTCAGCTCGATTTGGATGCGAAAAGAGGGAACTCCAAAAGGAACTTGCCGACCGGTTCGAGTTGCCGGTGAGTGGCCGGGACACATTGGAAGACCTCGCTGACATTCACGAAGCGTAG
- a CDS encoding metallophosphoesterase yields the protein MRHHWMKVAVALAACWSLPSVLAQQGGVDPVARAIDTNGDGSLDSAELKSAAASIRKLDANGDGTVSLDEVTGRTNSSQGRGGGSRSSGSRLGGYTTPPPANEVPDHPFNIIVGRLTDDSATIRVLFHSDVKASVTYGDRSGELPSKTDAEDLRAGEPFDFVIDSLAKNTRYFYRVVYQSDGRTRQSDEFTFHTQRDKDSSFVFTVQADSHLDENTSGDVYLRTLDNALADQPDFHVALGDTFMTGKYVKPELSQPQYLAQRYYLGRLCHSAALYFALGNHDGESGNRGSNVWATTTRKRYLPNPFPNRFYTGNDRRERDVGLPENYYEFEWGNAQFIVLDPFRHTTTRPRGKGNTGGGNSDNWYWTLGEQQYEWLGRSLDESDAELRFVFLHHLVGGSDRNQRGGAEAARLWEWGGQGASGKDEFAQHRPGWEKPIHQMLVDHGVDVVFHGHDHMFIKQDLDGIVYQLVPQPGHPRSGTKSAKEYGYLSGEVQGSSGHVRVRVRGDSARVDYVRAYLPVAEGGGRKNGDVSYSYMLSSESGGRSGR from the coding sequence ATGAGGCATCATTGGATGAAAGTCGCCGTGGCGTTGGCCGCATGTTGGAGCTTGCCATCGGTGCTTGCTCAGCAGGGCGGCGTCGACCCGGTCGCCCGGGCGATCGATACGAATGGCGACGGCTCACTCGATTCAGCGGAATTGAAATCTGCCGCGGCGTCGATTCGCAAACTCGACGCGAATGGGGATGGAACAGTTTCGCTCGATGAAGTCACCGGCAGAACCAATTCGAGCCAGGGACGTGGTGGCGGCAGTAGATCCAGTGGAAGCAGATTGGGTGGATACACGACTCCACCGCCTGCGAACGAAGTTCCGGATCATCCCTTTAACATCATCGTGGGTCGGCTGACCGACGACAGCGCGACCATTCGCGTTCTGTTTCACAGTGACGTCAAAGCCTCTGTAACCTATGGCGATCGGTCCGGCGAGTTGCCGAGCAAAACGGATGCTGAAGACCTGCGCGCGGGTGAGCCGTTTGACTTCGTTATTGATTCGCTTGCGAAGAACACGCGGTACTTCTACCGGGTCGTCTACCAATCAGATGGACGCACGCGGCAGAGCGATGAGTTCACGTTTCATACCCAGCGTGACAAGGACAGCTCATTCGTCTTCACCGTCCAGGCGGATTCGCATCTGGACGAAAACACAAGCGGTGACGTCTATTTGCGAACGCTCGACAACGCGCTGGCTGATCAACCTGACTTCCACGTTGCGCTCGGCGACACGTTCATGACGGGAAAGTATGTCAAACCGGAACTGTCGCAGCCTCAGTATCTTGCCCAGCGTTATTATCTTGGCAGGCTCTGCCATTCCGCGGCGTTGTATTTCGCGTTAGGGAACCATGACGGGGAATCAGGCAATCGCGGATCAAACGTCTGGGCGACAACAACTCGCAAGCGATATCTGCCGAATCCGTTTCCCAATCGCTTCTATACCGGCAACGACAGGCGCGAACGCGACGTTGGCCTGCCGGAGAATTATTACGAGTTTGAGTGGGGCAACGCGCAATTCATCGTACTTGATCCATTTCGTCACACGACCACGCGCCCCAGAGGCAAGGGAAACACGGGTGGCGGAAACAGCGATAACTGGTACTGGACGCTCGGCGAGCAGCAATACGAATGGCTAGGGCGATCTTTGGACGAAAGTGATGCAGAGTTGCGGTTTGTGTTTCTGCATCACCTTGTTGGTGGCAGCGACCGCAATCAACGCGGCGGTGCCGAAGCGGCTCGGTTGTGGGAATGGGGGGGCCAAGGTGCGTCTGGCAAAGATGAGTTTGCCCAGCATCGTCCCGGTTGGGAAAAGCCCATTCATCAAATGCTGGTCGATCATGGGGTCGACGTCGTCTTCCACGGTCACGATCACATGTTCATCAAGCAGGACCTTGACGGCATCGTCTATCAGCTTGTTCCGCAGCCCGGTCATCCGCGCAGCGGGACCAAGAGCGCGAAGGAATACGGATACCTTAGCGGGGAAGTCCAAGGCAGCAGCGGACACGTACGCGTACGCGTTCGCGGAGATTCGGCTCGCGTGGACTATGTCCGAGCCTATTTGCCAGTCGCCGAAGGCGGAGGACGAAAAAATGGCGATGTCAGCTATTCCTACATGTTGTCGAGTGAAAGCGGCGGAAGGAGCGGTCGATGA
- a CDS encoding SHD1 domain-containing protein encodes MLLVSSLFLRPLSGMCPLSSDLIFNRYSTRELNLRGFILALILLIEFNAAFAEEGVRRWSDASGKFSVDARLAERTQTQVVLEKSDGRMLTVPIARLSQADQDYLAALSDSPPKRADEASSIDLLDPQAQVPTLSATGPTILLTQRVAPVSIPADPQPESVSSVPFVRPLQSIDSSTDLCKPIAVSADTFAVTMFKRHIPTGGAARLYRVQAQNRSPEVILQLKQALRFLDHHRPSGRTLAVIGSEGSGNQGGELLLLSGLAEGKPAAVGRAKVPKKVGQLSVPEIVKGRLIEADKAIVQVDDQVYVWSLADGRLLAHLVDVKTNFSVSGSGRFLAVGVMGAAQVIDLAQRKLVATFEFPVQLSPHVAFSPDGTKLATLASRHCRVWDLTRAEVLSEQQLDAPFTNLFGWVGNDYILTRGGLIQANTARKVWQYRFPSVTNVVPINGAVLFTQEIPVASLLCLPLPHREFAELGESQLREGKWVDSDGGAPHLGTAGAPAVAMPNNPPTSSVSNQASLSGAGISSQATGLALLETHDSVKPLSTQGRQILFAPNEMAAAVPADSISSDESSDAASFRSYQAKLEERPRGARVETTAPLWIDADRSIHAVSVYQYPIGQGESFGRVYVASPDATEDPPVLDVKAPLVLMDHHRASGNTLGTYGPDLVVLSNLASRKPDVVARWHLPNWTRSSAATSVENAKWVSGEYVVVQQHHRVYCWSLATGKLHFKIDTEVVTDFAVSPNGRYLAIASSRGCFLIDVHMAEPVGQIDIPRLPSAELHFSPSGRYLAFAFGKQFVVWDVTEAKLAASSTLNTSLGKFIGWVNDESLLCDVGGLLRFDTEAGEVVQIWNYSLSLLEMNLVPGGIIGVPRTGDANLFALPFPHQPGILGKVRGMMGKRTRVKDGQWTD; translated from the coding sequence TTGTTGCTCGTCAGTTCTTTATTCTTGCGACCGTTGAGCGGTATGTGTCCTCTTTCGTCTGACCTGATTTTTAATCGATACTCGACCAGGGAACTTAACTTGCGTGGTTTCATACTCGCCTTGATCCTTCTCATTGAATTCAATGCAGCGTTCGCGGAAGAGGGTGTCCGGCGCTGGAGTGATGCTTCGGGGAAGTTTTCGGTTGATGCCCGCTTGGCTGAACGGACACAAACACAAGTCGTGCTGGAGAAATCGGATGGCCGGATGCTCACCGTACCGATCGCGCGATTAAGTCAGGCGGACCAGGACTATCTGGCAGCATTGTCGGATAGCCCGCCAAAGAGAGCAGACGAAGCAAGCAGCATCGATCTACTTGATCCGCAGGCACAAGTACCAACTTTATCGGCCACGGGGCCAACCATCTTGCTGACGCAGCGTGTTGCTCCGGTGTCGATTCCGGCGGATCCACAGCCGGAGAGCGTGAGTTCTGTACCTTTCGTCCGTCCGCTGCAATCGATCGACAGCTCAACGGATCTTTGTAAGCCGATCGCGGTTTCGGCGGACACTTTCGCAGTCACGATGTTCAAACGTCACATCCCGACAGGTGGGGCTGCACGTCTCTACCGGGTGCAAGCTCAGAACAGGTCGCCGGAAGTCATTTTGCAATTAAAGCAGGCCTTGCGTTTTCTGGACCATCATCGACCATCGGGACGAACACTTGCTGTGATCGGGTCGGAGGGGTCGGGAAATCAGGGCGGAGAACTATTGCTGTTGTCAGGGCTGGCGGAAGGAAAGCCGGCCGCGGTGGGGCGGGCAAAGGTTCCTAAGAAGGTCGGGCAACTCAGTGTCCCTGAGATCGTAAAAGGGCGATTGATTGAAGCCGACAAGGCGATCGTGCAAGTTGACGACCAGGTCTATGTATGGTCGCTGGCAGACGGCCGACTACTCGCGCACCTCGTTGATGTAAAAACGAACTTTAGCGTCAGTGGTTCGGGACGGTTCCTGGCCGTGGGCGTGATGGGCGCTGCGCAGGTCATCGATTTGGCGCAACGCAAGCTGGTGGCCACATTCGAATTCCCGGTCCAACTGAGCCCGCATGTGGCCTTTTCGCCCGATGGTACGAAGCTTGCGACGTTGGCCAGCAGACATTGTCGCGTCTGGGATCTAACAAGAGCTGAAGTTCTAAGTGAACAGCAGCTCGATGCGCCCTTCACCAATCTATTCGGGTGGGTGGGCAATGACTACATCTTGACACGTGGCGGGCTGATCCAGGCAAACACCGCTCGAAAGGTCTGGCAGTATCGGTTTCCGTCGGTCACCAACGTGGTACCGATCAATGGGGCCGTGCTTTTCACACAAGAGATTCCTGTCGCTTCATTGCTGTGTCTACCGTTGCCACATCGTGAGTTTGCTGAACTGGGAGAGAGTCAGTTGCGGGAGGGCAAATGGGTCGATAGCGACGGTGGAGCGCCGCACCTGGGCACAGCAGGGGCACCGGCTGTGGCGATGCCAAACAATCCACCGACATCTTCGGTCAGCAATCAAGCGTCGTTGTCGGGAGCGGGGATTTCAAGTCAGGCGACGGGGCTGGCGTTGCTAGAAACGCATGATTCGGTCAAACCGCTTTCGACTCAAGGTCGACAGATTCTGTTCGCACCGAATGAAATGGCAGCGGCAGTTCCCGCTGATTCAATCTCCTCTGACGAGTCATCCGATGCCGCGTCATTTCGTTCCTATCAGGCCAAGTTGGAGGAGAGGCCGCGCGGCGCGCGAGTCGAGACCACGGCGCCGCTGTGGATCGACGCCGATCGTTCGATTCATGCCGTATCGGTTTATCAATATCCCATCGGGCAAGGCGAGTCTTTCGGTCGCGTCTACGTGGCGTCACCTGACGCGACAGAGGATCCACCAGTCCTTGATGTCAAAGCGCCGTTGGTGTTGATGGACCATCACCGCGCCAGCGGCAATACCTTGGGAACCTACGGCCCCGACTTAGTCGTGCTGAGCAATCTTGCATCGCGAAAACCGGACGTCGTGGCGCGCTGGCATTTGCCAAACTGGACGCGCAGCAGTGCAGCGACCAGCGTGGAGAACGCCAAGTGGGTGAGTGGCGAATATGTTGTCGTGCAACAGCATCATCGGGTTTATTGCTGGTCGCTTGCGACAGGCAAGCTTCACTTCAAAATTGATACCGAGGTGGTCACCGATTTTGCGGTGAGCCCCAACGGTCGTTATCTTGCGATCGCTTCCTCACGCGGTTGTTTTTTGATTGACGTGCACATGGCGGAGCCTGTTGGGCAGATTGACATTCCTCGCTTGCCTTCGGCTGAACTGCACTTTTCCCCCAGCGGTCGGTATCTGGCGTTCGCCTTCGGCAAGCAGTTCGTTGTTTGGGACGTGACCGAAGCAAAATTAGCGGCGTCGTCGACCCTGAATACGTCACTCGGAAAATTCATTGGCTGGGTGAACGACGAATCTCTGCTGTGTGACGTCGGCGGACTTTTGCGATTCGATACGGAAGCAGGGGAAGTCGTTCAGATCTGGAATTATTCATTGTCTCTTCTCGAAATGAACTTGGTTCCGGGCGGAATCATCGGGGTGCCACGGACCGGCGATGCGAACTTGTTCGCTTTGCCGTTTCCCCACCAACCAGGCATTCTAGGGAAGGTTCGGGGAATGATGGGCAAACGAACTCGCGTGAAGGATGGTCAATGGACCGATTGA
- a CDS encoding lamin tail domain-containing protein — MRLFGRNKRRPFAIEALEHRRLLTAMRIVGWNTLNNPDNATEDANFSTVLSAIGNETIGSITKRIDVLGLSETDASSIARVESILDSLYPSTDYARIVTAPDGGGDATGFVYDTATVQLQESVQLAGAFTHSTMRAKFRPVGTSGTEDFYAYSVHLKAGTSSSDKSKRASEANLLRNDIDALGQGTSVIVAGDFNMKTSSEYAWGNLTSAGAGQLLDVYGPGGAGNWNDNFSFRHLHSQDPSTSGAGMDDRFDIQFATGEFFDGSGLEYVDGSYHVFGNNGTHTLNGSILTGTGASTTVLNALAAASDHLPIVADYQFSTTAEVVIVETSGTHVTEGGALDSYNVSLSQSPTSNVSVTITPDGQLDIGSGPGISQVLTFTPVNALTPQTVIVSAYNDLVIEGSHQGVITHSSSSSDPNYNGLSVPSVVASITDNDNAPGVSFAHSGGGLDVAEGGLTDSYAVSLDTVPADNVTITLTPDSQLDLGAGAATPIVLTFTPANAQTPQTVPVAAFDDALVESLHTGVIQHSASSADPLYNDIAISQLVAEITDNEIPSVPSIVISEIMYNPDTSETGALPEWLEVVNTGTEIADLGGWYFEDEDTNWGAIPAGTFLPPNEAAVFYDQTFTSEATFRSAWDVPASALVIGINWASLANSPSSTNEVLRLYDDNQVEMDLVNYDDSGAWPSDSPDGPSIYLTDLAADNNVGSNWGRSTSGIVDARNASSPFSFADVGSPGDFPPLPTPASLVVTQSGGSTGVTEGGGADSLDVVLAGTPTANVTVTLTPSNGEIDLGWGAGVPRVLTFTPANAATVQSVTISADNDSEIEGVHWSLVSFTISSSDPTFNALSTTPVDVQITDNNVLGDMNGDGQVDNLDIAAFAMALSDPVAYAQAYPGLDPEILGDFDDDGYLTNLDIAGFAALLS, encoded by the coding sequence ATGCGATTATTTGGAAGAAACAAACGACGTCCGTTTGCGATCGAAGCACTTGAGCATCGTCGATTGCTCACCGCGATGCGGATCGTTGGCTGGAACACGTTGAACAACCCCGACAATGCGACGGAGGATGCGAATTTCAGTACCGTCCTCAGCGCGATCGGCAACGAAACGATCGGCTCGATCACGAAGCGTATTGATGTTCTCGGGTTGAGCGAAACCGATGCGTCGTCGATTGCGCGGGTCGAAAGTATCCTCGACTCGCTTTACCCCTCAACGGACTATGCCCGGATCGTGACCGCACCGGATGGCGGCGGAGATGCGACCGGGTTTGTGTATGACACCGCGACCGTGCAATTGCAGGAATCGGTTCAGTTGGCGGGGGCCTTCACGCATTCGACCATGCGGGCAAAGTTCCGCCCCGTCGGAACGTCCGGCACAGAAGACTTCTATGCGTATTCGGTTCACCTAAAAGCGGGTACCAGTTCGTCGGACAAGAGCAAACGCGCCAGCGAGGCAAATCTGCTTCGCAATGACATCGATGCGCTCGGCCAGGGCACCAGCGTGATCGTCGCTGGTGATTTCAATATGAAAACGAGTTCCGAGTATGCGTGGGGCAACTTGACGTCAGCCGGTGCCGGTCAGTTGCTTGATGTTTACGGGCCGGGAGGCGCCGGAAACTGGAACGACAACTTCTCGTTCAGACACCTTCACTCGCAGGACCCGAGCACAAGTGGGGCCGGGATGGACGACCGCTTCGACATCCAATTCGCAACCGGCGAGTTCTTCGATGGCAGCGGGCTGGAATATGTCGACGGCTCGTACCACGTCTTCGGAAACAACGGTACACACACGTTGAACGGCAGCATCCTGACAGGAACGGGGGCCAGCACGACCGTACTCAACGCGCTCGCAGCGGCGAGTGATCACCTGCCGATCGTTGCCGACTATCAGTTTTCAACAACCGCCGAGGTCGTCATCGTCGAAACCTCTGGAACTCATGTGACCGAGGGCGGTGCGTTGGACAGTTACAACGTCAGCCTTTCGCAATCGCCGACGTCGAACGTGTCGGTGACGATCACGCCCGACGGCCAACTCGACATCGGTTCGGGACCTGGAATCTCCCAAGTCCTGACGTTCACGCCCGTCAACGCACTAACACCGCAGACCGTCATTGTTTCGGCGTATAACGACTTGGTGATCGAAGGCAGTCACCAAGGCGTGATCACTCACAGCTCTTCGAGCAGTGACCCCAACTACAACGGCCTATCGGTCCCGAGTGTTGTGGCGAGTATCACTGACAACGATAACGCACCCGGTGTGAGCTTCGCGCACAGCGGGGGCGGTCTGGATGTCGCCGAAGGCGGCTTGACCGATAGTTATGCCGTCTCGCTCGATACCGTACCGGCCGACAACGTCACGATCACGTTGACGCCCGATAGCCAATTGGACCTCGGCGCGGGTGCGGCGACGCCGATCGTCCTGACCTTCACCCCGGCCAACGCGCAGACACCCCAAACCGTGCCCGTCGCAGCATTCGACGACGCACTGGTCGAGAGTCTGCACACCGGAGTCATTCAACATTCGGCCTCCAGCGCCGATCCGCTCTACAATGACATCGCGATCAGCCAGCTCGTCGCTGAAATCACGGACAACGAGATACCGAGCGTTCCGTCGATCGTCATTTCTGAGATCATGTACAACCCCGACACCAGCGAAACAGGGGCGCTTCCGGAATGGCTGGAGGTCGTCAACACCGGGACGGAGATCGCAGACCTGGGCGGTTGGTACTTCGAAGACGAAGACACGAACTGGGGCGCGATACCCGCCGGCACCTTCCTGCCTCCCAACGAAGCCGCCGTCTTCTACGATCAAACATTCACCTCCGAAGCGACCTTTCGATCGGCCTGGGACGTGCCCGCATCAGCCCTGGTGATCGGGATCAACTGGGCTTCGCTTGCGAACAGCCCTTCATCGACGAACGAGGTCTTGCGTCTATACGATGACAACCAGGTCGAAATGGATCTCGTCAATTACGACGACTCTGGTGCCTGGCCGTCGGACAGTCCCGACGGCCCCAGCATCTACTTGACCGATCTGGCCGCCGACAACAACGTCGGGTCGAATTGGGGCCGGTCGACGAGCGGAATCGTCGATGCACGGAACGCCAGTTCGCCCTTTTCCTTTGCCGACGTCGGATCGCCCGGAGACTTTCCACCGCTCCCCACGCCGGCTTCATTGGTGGTGACGCAAAGTGGAGGTTCCACAGGCGTTACCGAGGGCGGCGGCGCTGATTCGCTGGACGTCGTGTTGGCCGGAACGCCAACCGCAAACGTGACCGTGACGTTGACACCTTCCAACGGCGAGATCGATCTCGGATGGGGAGCCGGCGTGCCGCGCGTTTTGACGTTTACCCCGGCGAATGCGGCAACGGTGCAGTCCGTTACGATTTCCGCCGACAATGATAGCGAGATCGAGGGAGTCCACTGGTCGCTGGTCAGCTTCACGATATCCAGCAGCGACCCCACTTTCAATGCCCTCTCCACCACCCCGGTCGACGTGCAAATCACCGACAACAATGTTCTTGGTGACATGAACGGTGACGGTCAAGTGGACAATCTCGACATCGCAGCGTTTGCGATGGCGTTGTCGGATCCTGTCGCCTATGCCCAAGCCTATCCCGGGTTGGACCCCGAAATCCTGGGCGACTTCGACGACGACGGTTATTTGACCAACCTCGACATTGCGGGGTTCGCGGCGTTGCTTTCGTAG